One Setaria viridis chromosome 7, Setaria_viridis_v4.0, whole genome shotgun sequence genomic region harbors:
- the LOC117865710 gene encoding galacturonokinase isoform X3 — translation MTINYGVLLGFVPSNDSEVLLQSGQFKGVIQFRVDDLQKPIDNPENINWESYARGAVYALQNSGYDLRKGIIGYISGVKGLDSSGLSSSAAVGIAYLLALENVNDLVISPVDNIQLDKSIENKYLGLENGILDPSAILLSRYGYLTFMDCKTASPSHVYFSELSKSQQPQGELPFKILLAFSGLQHNLPKKRGYNTRVFECKEAARALLHTAGCEDTPNILRNVDPVVYETKKGVLEENLSRRAEHYFSEMKRVAKGRDAWARGNLQELGQLISASGRSSILNYECGSKEMIQLYEILLKAPGVLGARFSGAGFRGCCLAIVESDRAEAAAAYVAAEYEKAQPELVSRIPADRRVLVCEPGDSARVVLPDDDRLRS, via the exons ATGACCATAAATTATGGAGTACTTCTTGGTTTTGTGCCCTCTAATGATTCTGAG GTTTTACTTCAATCTGGTCAATTTAAAGGTGTTATACAATTCAG AGTCGATGACTTGCAAAAACCTATTGATAACCCAGAAAACATAAACTGGGAAAGCTATGCAAGAGGTGCTGTTTATGCTCTGCAAAATAGTGGGTATGATCTCAGGAAG GGTATTATAGGCTATATTTCTGGGGTGAAAGGATTAGACAGTTCAGGGCTTAGTTCTTCTGCAGCG GTTGGCATAGCCTATCTGCTGGCTTTGGAAAATGTAAATGATCTGGTCATATCACCAGTGGATAACATTCAGTTGGACAA GTCCattgaaaataaatatttggGTCTTGAAAATGGTATTCTAGATCCATCAGCCATTTTGCTTTCACGCTATGGTTATCTCACCTTCATGGACTGCAAG ACCGCTTCACCTTCCCACGTCTACTTCTCGGAGCTGAGTAAAAGCCAGCAGCCTCAGGGAGAGCTACCATTCAAGATTTTGTTGGCATTTTCAGGGCTGCAGCATAATCTACCTAAGAAGCGTGGATATAATACACGAGTTTTTGAGTGCAAAGAGGCTGCCCGTGCTCTTTTGCA CACTGCAGGCTGTGAAGATACACCAAATATACTTCGTAACG TTGACCCAGTTGTATATGAAACCAAGAAG GGTGTATTGGAAGAAAATCTTTCCAGAAGAGCTGAGCACTACTTTTCTGAAATGAAGCGTGTCGCTAAGG GTAGAGACGCATGGGCTCGTGGGAACCTGCAAGAACTTGGGCAGTTGATCTCCGCATCTGGCCGTAGCTCCATACTCAACTACGAATGCG GGAGCAAAGAGATGATACAGCTGTACGAGATCCTCCTCAAGGCCCCCGGCGTCCTCGGCGCACGGTTCAGCGGCGCCGGCTTCAGGGGATGCTGCCTGGCGATCGTGGAGAGCGAccgcgcggaggcggcggccgcgtacGTTGCAGCCGAGTACGAGAAGGCCCAGCCCGAGCTGGTCTCCAGGATCCCCGCGGATCGCCGCGTGCTGGTCTGCGAGCCCGGGGACTCCGCGCGCGTCGTACTGCCCGACGACGACCGCCTCCGTTCCTGA